CGGCCATGGCGCGCTGCCCGGTGCGCAGTGCGTCGAACTCTTCGAGGCGGACGTCGTGCCGGTGTGCTCGCCCGCCATCCTGCACGGCGGCAGGCCTGCCAGCCTGGATGCGCTGAGCCGCCAGACGTTGATCCAGTGCGCGTCCCGCCCCGAGGCCTGGCACGACTATTTTTCCCGGCAGCAGTTCCAGTCCGACCGCAGCTATCTCGGACCGCGCTTTGACACCTTCTACATGTGCGTGCGCGCGGCCGAGGGCGGGTGCGGCATTGCGCTCACGCCGCGCCTGTTGGCCGAAGAAGAGCTGCAGGCCGGCAAGCTGGTCATTCCGTGGGACTACGTGCAGCCCAGCGACGGCGCGTACTTCGTGGCGTATTCCGAGCACTCGGCGGAGGTGCCGAAGATCAAGCAATTCGTCGCGTGGGTGCAGGACGAAGCCCGCCAGCCCGATGGCCGTGGCGCGCCGCGGGCCCGGTCCATGAAAAAACGGACTGATTAAGCCGAATTTTTTCATTTGATCGGCGCCGGGCGGCGTGATGTGATGCGGGCCATCCTTTTCCTCCGATGTACCGAGCCCGTCATGAGTCAGAACTTCGTCAATCCCGATCAGATCCGCGCCTGGTTTTCGCGCGCCATGTCCGACATGTACAAGCAGGAAGTCCCGCTGTACGACACGCTGCTGGACCTGGTGGCGCAGGTGAACGCCCGGACGATGGCCGAGCAGCCGGAACTGGCCGCACAACTGGCGCGCACGGGCGAGATCGAGCGCCTGGACATCGAACGCCACGGCGCCATCCGCGTCGGCACGCCGGAAGAACTGGCCAACATGCGCCGCGTGTTCGCCGTGATGGGCATGCTGCCCGTCGGCTACTACGACCTGTCGCCCGCCGGCGTGCCGGTGCATTCGACGGCCTTTCGCGCCACGCACGAAGCAGCGCTGCAGGCCAGCCCGTTCCGCGTCTTCACCTCGTTGCTGCGCCTGGAGCTGATCGACGACGTGGCCCTGCGCGAGAAGGCCGCCCGCATCCTGGCCGCGCGTCAGATCTTCACGGACCGCGCCCTGGCGCTGACCGCCAGCTGTGAGGCGCAAGGTGGCCTGAACGAGGCCGACGCCCGGGAATTCGTGGCCGAGGCGCTGCACACGTTCCGCTGGCACAGCGAGTCCACGGTCAGCCTGGACGACTACCGCGAACTGCATGGCCAGCATCGCCTGATCGCCGACGTGGTGGCCTTCAAGGGCCCGCACATCAACCACCTGACACCGCGCACGCTGGACATCGACGAAGCGCAGGCCGAGATGCCGCGCCGCGGCGTGTCCGCCAAGGCCGTGATCGAAGGCCCGCCGCCGCGCAAGTGCCCGATCCTGCTGCGCCAGACCAGCTTCAAGGCGCTGGAGGAACCCGTGCGCTTTGCGGGCGCTGACGGCGCCAGCGCGGTGGGCAGCCACACCGCCCGCTTCGGCGAGATCGAGCAGCGCGGCGTGGCGCTGACCCGCAAGGGCCGCGCGCTGTACGACCAGTTGCTGGACCTGGCCCGCAGCCGTATCAGC
The DNA window shown above is from Achromobacter spanius and carries:
- a CDS encoding LysR substrate-binding domain-containing protein, with protein sequence MEKRLMPSMMALQCFEAVARHMSFTRAAEELHMTQSAISKQIAQLEALLRNPLFLRVRRRLQLTPAGALYQSEVKAILNQVDMASRDILTYGSETQVLTIGTQPTFGSRWLIPRLQRFMAAHPDIQLKVRSETHPFDLMQAKIDISFFFGHGALPGAQCVELFEADVVPVCSPAILHGGRPASLDALSRQTLIQCASRPEAWHDYFSRQQFQSDRSYLGPRFDTFYMCVRAAEGGCGIALTPRLLAEEELQAGKLVIPWDYVQPSDGAYFVAYSEHSAEVPKIKQFVAWVQDEARQPDGRGAPRARSMKKRTD
- a CDS encoding VOC family protein, whose protein sequence is MSQNFVNPDQIRAWFSRAMSDMYKQEVPLYDTLLDLVAQVNARTMAEQPELAAQLARTGEIERLDIERHGAIRVGTPEELANMRRVFAVMGMLPVGYYDLSPAGVPVHSTAFRATHEAALQASPFRVFTSLLRLELIDDVALREKAARILAARQIFTDRALALTASCEAQGGLNEADAREFVAEALHTFRWHSESTVSLDDYRELHGQHRLIADVVAFKGPHINHLTPRTLDIDEAQAEMPRRGVSAKAVIEGPPPRKCPILLRQTSFKALEEPVRFAGADGASAVGSHTARFGEIEQRGVALTRKGRALYDQLLDLARSRISGAPNEGNAAAYMQNLQDCFAAFPDDYAALHDQGLAYFRYFLTGKPGTPDACELPALIEQGYIQFEPLVYEDFLPVSAAGIFQSNLGDKAQAEYAQNASQAAFEAALGAPVMDELALYDATQARSLAACLQALGVDAGAAVAA